The nucleotide sequence CAATGCATTATCAAATATagaataaatctaaaaattattCCAGCCACTATGGCTGGACTAATAAGACAGATTAAAAGATAAGGGACAACATTATGTTTGACCTATTGTTTGTTTGTGATATAAGGAATGAGGAAATATAAATCTTAGCATTTCTATAAATGGCATCATTGTTTTGTACGATGATCGTGAAGCCTCTCTCCGTTTGTTGCATGCAATTCTTTACCGTAAGTCTTCTGGATAAACACATGCTGCTATGAGTTCTTTATTTTGGAGAATAGAACATTGTATGTGAAAACAGAATCACTGTATTTAGTAAAGATATGATGTTCTCTAATGAGAAATAATGACTTGCTGAAtagtgaatataaatttatatgcattataaaatataataattatatatttttttattattaataaatataaaatattcattgaattattttaggagatcatgatctttattattgatagaatcataataatatattatcataaattttatattttagaatCGTGATAACATAGTATCAATATAttaagaggatcataataatcTTATCACGATTTATTTTTCTCAGTAATATCTTTCCCAATATGCCCCTATAAGATGGTGCTCCCATTAGATACACTGATCTTGGACCGAAATAGAAGAAATTATTAATAAGACAAAGGCTTCGTAAGAGTATCTATAAGTTAATTAGAAGATGAGACATGAGAGATACGTAGCTCACTATTTTGAGCATTGTAATACAAGATTAACATATAGATATCTTGCGCCGATATTATTACAATATATAGATGGAGTTTCAGAGATTATGACAAATAATTCATATAGCAACGATTGAATCCAATAAAGTTTAGCAATTATAGAAGCAACCCCTTAATATTCAGCCTTCGTAGAAGATTTTACAACAAAGCATTGTTTCTCGGAACTCTAAGAGATTATATTGTAATAAAAAAATACGATATAAGCATTAGTAGGTATCCTATCATCCTTATTACCTGCTTAATCGGCATCCGAAAATGCATGAAGCGATAGAGGATAGTCTTTTCAGAGAATGGCACATGGTTTTGATCAGGCTTCTAGTTTGTTATGGGTATAAGGTTTTGACTATGGATAATATAGacatccaaaaaatataatttactatAATTATGAGTGGatccaaataattttttaaattgtgAAACCATGTTTAGAATTAAAATGAGCATGTGATTAGTAAGTTAAATTGATATGACAAATGAATGAGACTAAAATTGAAGAGGTAAGGAAGGTTGAGTAAGGAGTATGAAACCAGTTTGAATGATGTGATGATGGTGACATTCTGTGGTCTCATTATATTTAGGAGTATGTGGAGAGGTGAGAAAATAAGAGATTCCATTATTTCAAAAAAGTTACAAagtttttgaaattcaccattatTATCAGAGTAAAATGAAATAATGAATCATTAAAAAAACTTTTCAACAATAAGCTTAAActttaaaaaaatgatgaatacTTCATATTTTTACTTCATGGGAAATAACCACATGTACTTTGTGAAATGAAAACCGAGTAAATGGTGCAATAAGATATGTATAATAAGATGAGTACGAAGGTTGAAACATCTATGGAATAGCAACTTGTGAGTGAAGACATTTCTTAGCAATAtagctttgcaagtcatatatTTGACATGTGATTTTGTATTAAATTATTAACCAGATTTGTTAATACTTTTGTTGTAACATTGTTGCATGTTGCCTCTAAAATAATTGTTTGGATGGTTGTCTTACTGGTTATGAATCTTGTTTTTGTTGCTAGAATTAGCTTTATTGGTAAAATTGACAATGATAGAAGTAGTATCAGAAGGTAGTGAATCTCGCTTAATATAAGCTTCATAgtcataaaatttattatgaaattcTTCGAAAGATATAGGACTATCACGAGCATGAATCGCAGCCAAGATCTCGTTATAGTTTAAACCAAAACCTTTTAATATATGAAAAATGATCTTTTCATCATCAAGAGGTACATTAGCCATAGCAAAGTACATTAGCTTGAGTTTTAATAGCATATATATAGTTAAAAATAGATTTTATACCTTTAGAAAGTTTAAAGAGAGTTTCTCAAAGTTGCATGAGGTGACCATGAGATTGATTAGCATACATTATTGTAAGCTTGGACCACACTTGATAAGAAAATTTTATAGAGCTACATAGAGAATGAtttaagaagagagagagagagagagagaatgatagcACTTCTAAGAAGATAAACTTTGACGGATCGAAAAAATATATTTAggattaacaactttaagattatTCTATTTAATCATTTGCAAAAGGCAAGCGATAATGCTTTCTACATAATCCATAAGATTATAATcgattaaaaaagaataaaaataaaattgagtaTAATAAGATGTCTAATTTGTGGATGTGAGTTTGAGACGAGCTTGGACGGTAACGTTAATGGAGACAAGagtattttcaaaaataaaagagTTATGGGTGATATGAGATGAGTGACTAGTTGAAGAGATATTATCGGCCATGTCTAAAAGTAGAGAAGAAAAAGATTCGAAGCTAATTACAATAAATAAAGTTTGCTAGAGCATAAAGCTAAATAAAGGTTGTAATGTTGCCTTCAACCAGAGGAAAGTGCTCACTAGCAATGTTTTATACAATAGATTTGAGTGTTTAATGTTGTGTTAGCTTCGGTAAGCGATAAAATGAGGAATCGTATGTCCAAAAtgatatatgatgttggatgatgGCATAATCTGAGTGTTTGATCTTTTATAAATCTGAGAATTTATTATTAGAAACTATAGAtgaagatttatataataaaatactataattttgcaaagtttgatgatgataaaatattaatgtaTTTCAAGTAACTAAGAATTTTCagctttattattattgttgttgttaaacCATAACTCGCAAATGTCTTACTCCATCTCAAACAGCAGCAACTCACGTTGGAAAAAATCAAGAAAGCCAGAAATTTTCTTATTTATCAGCTTCGAAGAACAACAAAGGCAAACCCTCAATCAAACACAGTGGAAATTGCAACTGCAATAACGGATGGGATAGAAGACACCGTAAGTTGCAATTAGTGATAAGGGGCAACGAGATGTGTGCACCCTAATCAAGTGGAGGCTGTGCCTCGAGCCATCCTTCCCCATCAatatatgaaatatcaatgaACTTCTTCAGCTCATAATTACTCACCTGCTTCTCCCACTTCACTCTACCTGAGAGGTCTGATCCTGGTCCTATGCATCCCGATTCAGCAAACGTTACAACGCCTCTGATGTACAAAAAGAGATGATATCATCCTCTTTTTAAAAACAGATAAATTCAGATCAACAGTAAAAAATTGCAATTAGTAACATCGGAAAATAATGTCGTAAGTCTCGTGcacaagatctttttttttcttgtgataaACTTACTAATATATCATCTTTTTCGATAAATAAAAATTGAACATAGAAATACCATTCGTTTACTTACTCGTAACCTTTAGAATTCCAAATATACCATCCTGCTGGAACAATGATGTCTGACATGAAGGTCTGGTAAAATAACACCCTCGAGTAGTGTTTCCATGCCCTCCCCAAGTAAGTTGCTTGAGGCCCTGAGATGGTGCACCACTTGAACACGAAGCCACTATTGTCACTGGCACTGTTTCGCCCTTGAGCCGTCACATATCCTGGCTTCTCAAGGCTTTAACTGTTGATATCTTGCATCGCTGCGTGACCCACAACAATTTGATCAGACACAACATATGAAACTATAAATCATGTTTCATGCATGTTTTATTTGATTAGTAGGTCGATTTAAAGAGCTATTTTCGAAATTTGTAGGTCAAAACTTCCAAATTTAATAGATATAATACCAACATATTTCAATCTGAAAAGTACACAATAGAAGGAATAAATTGAAGATAAAAGAGGCTTATACGAGCAATTATTATTAAATGAGATAACTAGGAGAGTACGTACAGAGAGTAAGTATCATTAGGACATGCATTATTTATATTTGCATGTCGAGTCGGATCGATGTAACTTAGAcatgatataaaattatcaaaatgataCCTCGTAAATAGATTGGCCATATCCGAAGATGAAGTCGGTCACACCTTCGATGTAGCAACCCTTGAAGTAGTGTCTTCCAAGCGTATCAGCGAGAGTGTCTTGAAACCCAATGAAGCTGCAATAGTAGAAGGCAGACTTGTCTCCAAAAATCCAAGCGGCCACCGCGGGGGTCAGTTTGGCGAATCCATTGTACGTATTCTGCATCAAATATAGACTCATCAAATCGTTTGTTTGAACTCCTAATTCATGCACATAAACCTATTTTGAAGATTATTACAGTAGAATGATAAGATCGCATTCACGGCCATGAACAGTATATAGATAGATTTGTATGGCTGTTTTAGCTAGTCGGCCAAGGGACTGTGAGCTATAGATCAGTGAAACCTTGAAGGTTATCCTCTTGGCAACAAAGTTGGAGGCATATGACGTGAAGGTTGCACTGGTTTCAGTGTCATGGCCACTGGAGTCGCCGTTGTAGTCTCCCCACTCGATGGACGTCGTCTGAGCTCCATCTCCTTCCAGCACGATGTAACTCTTGGTGTTCCTCACGTTCACCTTCTCCCTGCTTACACCACCGCATGAACGACCAGCTCTTTCAAGTTTCAAGTTATAAAGCAGGGGAAGGAGAACCTACCTGTAGACGCCAGAAGCGACGTGAATCTTCGTCCACTTGTTGTTGTTGTCAGGGACGGAGTCGATCGCCTGCTGAATGCTCTTGAAATTGCCACCGCCCTTGAGGTCGACGACGATGGTTCTCGCGATGGAGGCAGATGCAATGGCCACAGGAGCACGAAGTGTTATGGAGGAGAAGAcggagaggaagaggacgagccaCCTCATTTGGAGCATGTGGAAACACGTATATGAAAGGCTTGGGAGAAATGGATCGGCAGTGGAAGGGAATGCTACCTAGTGTGGTATATATATTGATAGAGATTATACAGTGGGAGTGAGACGGTTGTACAAAACTTTCTGCTGTTCTTCTTCAGATTTGGCATTTTCGCTGCAACGAAAAACCTGAACTCTATCTTGACAGAGGAAAGAGAGTTTGGATTCCATTTGACGCATTTGTTGCATAAATGTAGCCAAGTGAGTTTTTGTAAGGATAAAAGAGTTTTCAATTCTTTATGTTAGGAGAAAATTTGCATGTTGCAAAGCTGAAGAATCTGCACATATAATAAAATTAGAGTTAATATCCGTACATTGAAAGTCAAATTGATGTTAGTAGTGCCTTTAAATAATTCATGGAAGTAATAGAgaaaatttgttttctttttcttttcagattCTGTGGTAAGTATGATTAGTATTTTGCATTAGTTAACTTGAGATTATTTCAAGGATatttatgtgatatatatatatatatatatatataataataataataataataataataataataataataaatatcattGACATCTTGATTAGCCCGATGTGATCAACACCTATGTGTG is from Musa acuminata AAA Group cultivar baxijiao chromosome BXJ3-8, Cavendish_Baxijiao_AAA, whole genome shotgun sequence and encodes:
- the LOC103994258 gene encoding probable pectinesterase 66, whose translation is MRWLVLFLSVFSSITLRAPVAIASASIARTIVVDLKGGGNFKSIQQAIDSVPDNNNKWTKIHVASGVYREKVNVRNTKSYIVLEGDGAQTTSIEWGDYNGDSSGHDTETSATFTSYASNFVAKRITFKNTYNGFAKLTPAVAAWIFGDKSAFYYCSFIGFQDTLADTLGRHYFKGCYIEGPGSDLSGRVKWEKQVSNYELKKFIDISYIDGEGWLEAQPPLD